A stretch of Kaistella flava (ex Peng et al. 2021) DNA encodes these proteins:
- a CDS encoding acetyl-CoA C-acyltransferase yields the protein MKEVFIVSAVRTPMGSFLGSLATVPATKLGSTAIKGALDKINLDPKHVQEVYMGNVLQAGEGQAPARQAAIGAGLSNHTPATTINKVCASGMKAVMMAAQSIKAGDQDVIVAGGMENMSSVPHYYNARTATKLGDVKMSDGMVLDGLTDVYNKVHMGVCAEKCAAEYGFTREDQDNFAIESYKRSAKAWSEGKFKDEVVSVEIPQRKGDPIIFSEDEEYKSVNFDRIGTLPTVFQRENGTVTAANASTLNDGASALVLMSKEKMEELGLKPLAKIVGYADAAHEPEWFTTAPSKALPIALKKANLEISDIDFFEFNEAFSVVGLANNKILGLDSSKVNVNGGAVSLGHPLGSSGSRIIVSLINILKQNNGKYGAAAICNGGGGASAIVIENL from the coding sequence ATGAAAGAAGTATTCATCGTATCAGCAGTAAGAACTCCAATGGGAAGTTTCTTAGGAAGTTTAGCCACAGTTCCGGCTACAAAATTAGGTTCAACTGCAATCAAAGGTGCTTTAGATAAAATTAATCTTGACCCGAAACACGTTCAGGAAGTGTATATGGGAAATGTATTGCAAGCAGGTGAAGGTCAAGCGCCGGCACGTCAGGCTGCAATTGGAGCAGGCTTGTCAAATCATACACCAGCAACTACTATTAATAAAGTATGTGCTTCAGGAATGAAAGCAGTGATGATGGCAGCGCAATCCATCAAAGCAGGTGACCAGGATGTTATCGTTGCAGGTGGAATGGAAAATATGTCTTCAGTTCCTCATTACTATAACGCCAGAACAGCAACAAAATTAGGCGATGTTAAAATGTCAGACGGAATGGTTCTGGACGGTTTAACAGATGTTTACAATAAAGTTCACATGGGAGTTTGTGCTGAAAAATGTGCAGCTGAATATGGCTTTACAAGAGAAGATCAGGATAACTTCGCCATCGAATCTTACAAACGTTCTGCGAAAGCTTGGAGCGAAGGTAAATTTAAGGACGAAGTTGTTTCCGTTGAGATTCCACAAAGAAAAGGTGATCCAATTATTTTTTCTGAAGATGAAGAATACAAATCAGTAAACTTCGACAGAATCGGAACTTTACCAACAGTTTTCCAAAGAGAAAATGGAACGGTAACGGCAGCAAATGCTTCTACTTTAAACGATGGAGCTTCTGCTTTGGTACTTATGTCTAAAGAAAAAATGGAAGAATTAGGCTTAAAACCTTTAGCAAAAATCGTTGGTTATGCAGATGCAGCACACGAGCCAGAATGGTTTACAACTGCACCTTCAAAAGCTTTACCTATCGCTTTGAAAAAAGCAAACTTAGAAATTTCAGATATTGACTTCTTTGAATTTAATGAAGCATTTTCTGTTGTAGGTTTGGCGAATAATAAAATTTTAGGTCTTGATAGTTCTAAAGTAAATGTGAATGGTGGAGCAGTTTCCTTGGGTCACCCACTTGGAAGTTCAGGTTCTCGAATCATTGTTTCTTTAATTAATATCTTAAAGCAAAATAACGGTAAGTACGGTGCAGCTGCAATTTGCAACGGCGGTGGCGGTGCTTCGGCAATTGTTATTGAAAACTTATAA
- a CDS encoding nucleoside permease produces MNLKLRLTILSFLQFFVWGAWLITIGVYWFGTKHWGGQEFGKVFATLGIASLIMPALVGIIADRWINAEKLYGILHILYGIILVFLPSISTPENFFWIMLIAMMFYMPTISLSNSIAYYILKNNNYDVVKVFPPIRVWGTVGFIVAMWITNLTGNKDSGNQFYIAAVIAFVLGIYAFTLPKCPPQNLIPANATLSEKLGLNAFSLFKDYKMALFFLFSMFLGAALQLTNMYGDTYLSDFGKIPEYAESFVVKRSTLIMSISQISETLFILAIPFFLKRYGIKNVMLLSMFAWVLRFGFFAYGGPEGFGLGLIILSCIVYGMAFDFFNISGSLFVETTTDYKIRSSAQGLFMMMTNGFGAIGGSLLSGWMIQQYFTLENGDKMWQEIWLVFAGYALVITILFAIMFKHKHDPEVVADLTH; encoded by the coding sequence ATGAATTTAAAATTAAGACTTACCATTCTGTCTTTCCTTCAGTTTTTTGTGTGGGGGGCCTGGTTAATTACCATAGGAGTTTATTGGTTCGGAACAAAACATTGGGGAGGTCAGGAATTCGGAAAAGTTTTTGCGACTTTAGGAATTGCTTCTCTTATAATGCCTGCTCTTGTTGGAATTATCGCTGATAGATGGATAAATGCAGAGAAATTGTACGGTATTTTGCATATTCTGTACGGGATTATCCTGGTATTCTTGCCTTCAATTTCGACTCCGGAAAATTTCTTTTGGATCATGCTCATCGCGATGATGTTTTATATGCCAACGATTTCTTTGTCGAATTCTATCGCTTATTATATTCTGAAAAATAATAATTACGATGTTGTCAAGGTTTTCCCACCAATTCGTGTGTGGGGAACGGTCGGATTTATTGTAGCCATGTGGATTACCAATCTTACAGGAAATAAAGATTCCGGAAATCAGTTTTATATTGCTGCGGTTATCGCTTTCGTTTTGGGGATCTATGCATTTACATTACCAAAATGTCCGCCACAGAATTTAATACCTGCGAACGCTACTTTATCAGAGAAATTAGGATTAAATGCATTTTCTTTATTTAAAGATTATAAAATGGCGTTGTTCTTTTTATTCTCCATGTTCTTAGGTGCAGCATTGCAGTTGACGAATATGTATGGTGATACTTATTTATCAGATTTTGGAAAAATTCCAGAATACGCTGAAAGTTTCGTGGTAAAACGTTCTACTTTGATTATGTCGATTTCGCAGATTTCAGAAACATTATTTATTTTGGCGATTCCTTTCTTTTTAAAGAGATATGGAATTAAAAATGTGATGTTATTATCAATGTTTGCATGGGTTTTACGTTTTGGATTTTTCGCTTATGGTGGGCCTGAAGGTTTTGGTTTAGGATTAATTATTCTTTCCTGTATCGTTTACGGGATGGCGTTTGACTTCTTCAATATTTCGGGTTCTCTTTTTGTGGAAACAACTACTGATTATAAAATTCGTTCTTCAGCTCAAGGTTTATTCATGATGATGACTAATGGTTTTGGTGCTATTGGTGGAAGTTTACTAAGTGGTTGGATGATTCAACAATATTTTACCCTTGAAAACGGTGATAAAATGTGGCAGGAAATCTGGCTTGTATTTGCAGGTTATGCTTTAGTGATTACGATATTATTTGCCATAATGTTTAAGCACAAGCACGATCCAGAAGTGGTCGCTGATTTAACGCATTAA
- a CDS encoding bifunctional nuclease family protein produces the protein MDYKKLTIRGISYSQTQSGAYALLLEHEETNIKLPVVIGNFEAQSISLGLEKDIHPPRPLTHDLFSKFVSATHFEITSVIIYQIIDGVFFSNINFKNKTTEEELILDARTSDAVAMAVRFDAPIYTTQQVLNEAGILLELDVPSKEAHVEEAVQVEGNLSSLSSEELNKLLEDAVKDEDFDAALEIQEEIKRRKKKID, from the coding sequence ATGGATTATAAAAAATTAACCATTCGAGGGATTTCCTATAGCCAAACGCAATCTGGCGCTTATGCGTTGCTTTTGGAACATGAAGAGACCAACATTAAACTGCCGGTAGTGATCGGTAATTTCGAAGCGCAATCAATTTCTTTAGGTTTAGAAAAAGATATTCATCCGCCACGACCTTTGACTCATGATTTGTTTTCAAAATTTGTTTCTGCAACTCATTTTGAGATTACTTCTGTTATTATTTATCAAATCATCGATGGTGTGTTTTTCTCCAATATCAATTTTAAAAATAAAACCACGGAAGAAGAACTTATTTTAGATGCAAGAACTTCTGATGCGGTTGCAATGGCAGTTCGTTTTGATGCGCCTATTTATACCACTCAACAAGTTTTAAATGAAGCAGGTATTTTATTGGAACTCGATGTTCCTTCAAAAGAAGCTCATGTAGAGGAAGCAGTTCAGGTAGAAGGAAATTTATCGTCACTATCTTCTGAAGAATTAAATAAACTGCTGGAAGATGCAGTTAAAGATGAAGATTTCGATGCCGCTTTAGAAATTCAGGAAGAAATCAAACGTAGAAAAAAGAAAATCGACTAA
- a CDS encoding electron transfer flavoprotein subunit alpha/FixB family protein translates to MAVYVYAENINGIYKKAAFEAISYAKSIADKTGDTVTAISVNPTDSSDLLYKYGANQVLNIKDEGLKSFSAKAYAQAVSEVADGNIIVFPHTTDASSVAPMLAIMKNYSLITNALETPESITPFQVKRRAFSGKGMMHAKADASGVIVTVSQNAFGVKENAVSGSEEVKNLSVANEDTKVISHEQSSGKLDLKEAEIVVSAGRGMKGPENWGMIEDLANLLGAATACSKPVSDIGWRPHSEHVGQTGKAISPNLYIAVGISGAIQHLAGVNSSKTIVVINNDPEAPFFKSADYGVVGDAFQIIPALTQKIKALKG, encoded by the coding sequence ATGGCAGTATATGTATACGCAGAAAATATAAACGGAATCTATAAAAAAGCGGCGTTCGAGGCAATTTCTTATGCCAAATCAATCGCAGATAAAACTGGAGACACCGTAACCGCAATTTCCGTAAACCCAACAGATTCTTCAGACTTATTATATAAATATGGTGCAAATCAAGTTTTAAATATTAAAGACGAAGGTTTAAAAAGTTTCAGTGCAAAAGCTTATGCACAAGCAGTAAGCGAAGTTGCAGACGGAAATATTATTGTATTCCCTCACACAACTGATGCTTCGTCGGTAGCGCCAATGTTGGCAATTATGAAGAACTATTCTTTGATTACCAACGCTTTGGAAACTCCAGAAAGTATCACTCCGTTCCAGGTGAAAAGAAGAGCTTTTTCCGGAAAAGGAATGATGCATGCAAAAGCTGATGCTTCAGGAGTTATTGTAACTGTTTCTCAAAATGCTTTTGGTGTAAAAGAGAATGCGGTTTCAGGTTCTGAAGAAGTGAAGAATTTATCGGTAGCAAATGAAGATACCAAAGTTATTTCGCACGAACAAAGTTCAGGAAAACTCGATTTAAAAGAAGCTGAAATAGTAGTTTCTGCAGGTCGTGGAATGAAAGGTCCTGAAAATTGGGGAATGATCGAAGATTTGGCAAACCTTTTAGGTGCAGCAACAGCTTGTTCAAAACCGGTTTCTGACATCGGCTGGAGACCTCACTCCGAGCACGTTGGACAAACAGGGAAAGCAATTTCACCAAACTTGTACATCGCAGTTGGTATTTCTGGTGCAATTCAACATTTGGCGGGAGTGAATTCTTCTAAAACAATTGTTGTAATTAACAACGATCCAGAAGCTCCTTTCTTCAAATCTGCGGATTATGGAGTAGTAGGTGATGCTTTCCAAATCATCCCAGCATTAACTCAGAAAATTAAAGCATTAAAAGGATAA
- a CDS encoding electron transfer flavoprotein subunit beta/FixA family protein codes for MKILVCISSVPDTTSKINFTADKSAFDKNGIQWVINPLDEFGLTKAIKLQESAGATVTVINVGDASTEPVIRKSLAIGANDAIRINVEPKDSYAVAKEIANIAQSGGYDLILCGKESIDYNGGAVPGMVAQLLNQPFVNACVGLEVNGSEATAVREIEGGKETISVKLPAVIAGQKGLVDEKDLIIPNMRGIMSARSKPLTVNEPISNEVKVDAISFDAVPARAAVKMVSPDNLDELVRLLHEEAKVI; via the coding sequence ATGAAAATATTAGTTTGTATCAGTAGTGTTCCAGATACTACGTCCAAAATTAATTTTACAGCAGACAAATCTGCTTTTGACAAAAATGGGATTCAGTGGGTGATTAATCCATTAGATGAATTCGGATTAACCAAAGCAATCAAATTGCAAGAATCAGCTGGCGCTACGGTGACAGTAATCAACGTTGGTGATGCTTCGACAGAGCCAGTGATTAGAAAATCATTAGCAATCGGTGCCAATGATGCAATTAGAATTAATGTTGAGCCAAAAGACAGTTATGCTGTTGCAAAAGAAATTGCCAATATCGCTCAAAGTGGTGGTTATGACTTAATCCTTTGTGGTAAAGAATCAATCGATTATAATGGTGGCGCTGTTCCCGGAATGGTTGCCCAATTATTGAACCAACCTTTTGTAAATGCTTGTGTAGGTTTAGAAGTAAATGGTTCTGAAGCTACTGCGGTTAGAGAAATAGAAGGTGGTAAAGAAACTATTTCTGTAAAACTTCCAGCGGTTATCGCAGGTCAAAAAGGATTGGTTGATGAAAAAGATTTAATAATCCCAAACATGCGTGGAATTATGTCTGCAAGATCAAAACCTTTAACTGTTAATGAACCAATTAGTAACGAAGTAAAAGTAGATGCGATTTCTTTCGATGCTGTTCCGGCAAGGGCGGCAGTGAAAATGGTATCTCCAGACAATCTTGATGAATTGGTAAGATTACTTCACGAAGAAGCGAAAGTAATTTAA
- a CDS encoding SDR family oxidoreductase, whose translation MKNKVAYITGGTKGIGLGIAQVLHNHGITVVISGRNKEDAVEVANQLSTMEAPVFGIGSDVKNFEDEKNAVAEITKKFGKIDYVIANAGLGVFKPVDELSLEDWSSMIDTNLTGIFHTLKASVEQLKKTEGYFITISSLAGTNFFENGSGYNASKFGAVGFTQAAMLDLRKYNIKVSTIMPGSVSTHFNGNEPSEKDAWKIQPEDIGQLVLDILKMNPRTLPSKIEIRPLKVKG comes from the coding sequence ATGAAAAATAAAGTAGCTTATATTACTGGTGGAACGAAAGGTATCGGCTTAGGAATCGCACAAGTACTCCATAATCATGGAATCACTGTTGTTATTTCTGGACGTAATAAAGAAGATGCAGTTGAAGTTGCGAACCAATTATCTACGATGGAAGCACCCGTTTTTGGGATCGGCTCTGATGTGAAAAACTTTGAAGACGAGAAAAATGCAGTTGCCGAAATTACCAAGAAATTTGGAAAAATCGATTATGTTATCGCCAATGCGGGACTCGGTGTTTTCAAACCTGTTGATGAACTTTCATTAGAAGATTGGTCTTCAATGATTGATACTAATCTCACCGGAATTTTCCATACTTTGAAAGCATCGGTTGAACAATTGAAAAAAACAGAAGGATATTTTATCACTATTTCCAGTTTAGCAGGAACTAATTTTTTTGAAAATGGTTCTGGTTATAATGCTTCAAAATTTGGCGCAGTTGGCTTTACGCAAGCAGCGATGCTGGATTTAAGAAAATATAATATTAAAGTTTCAACGATAATGCCTGGCTCCGTTTCTACTCATTTTAATGGAAACGAACCGTCAGAAAAAGATGCCTGGAAAATACAACCAGAAGATATTGGTCAGTTGGTACTGGATATTTTAAAAATGAATCCACGGACTTTACCTAGTAAAATTGAAATTAGACCTTTAAAAGTAAAGGGTTAA
- a CDS encoding T9SS-dependent choice-of-anchor J family protein: MKKLLLFVSFLGLTFSNAQTNVYNYGFDVAFNVDWTMTNQSSPATATLWSKAAYTTASTAIFGSTPPALPKGQDGTSNTFAIVNYTSTSGAGTISNWLITPAVNVQDGDIVSFYTRKGTDGATDYADRLEMRYSTAATTVVPSGGSSGLGSFTNLGVTVNPDLLGGFVYPKTWTKYSFTVTGVGTTAIPVKFAFRYFVTSGGPSGNNSDIIGVDTFSVDRPAMAVSESSNVKLSVYPNPTKDFLNFSEKVKSVQIFDASGRKANSLQVVDNKVDVRNLAKGIYIIKFETEKGAQSQKFIKE, encoded by the coding sequence ATGAAAAAACTTTTACTTTTTGTTTCCTTTTTAGGATTAACATTTTCAAATGCACAAACTAATGTGTATAATTATGGATTTGACGTAGCTTTCAATGTGGACTGGACAATGACAAACCAAAGTTCGCCGGCAACAGCTACATTGTGGTCAAAAGCTGCTTATACTACAGCTTCTACTGCAATTTTCGGAAGTACTCCACCTGCTCTTCCAAAGGGGCAAGACGGGACGTCTAATACATTTGCAATAGTTAATTATACAAGTACATCTGGGGCAGGAACAATCAGTAACTGGTTAATTACGCCTGCGGTAAATGTACAAGATGGTGATATCGTTAGTTTTTACACTAGAAAAGGAACAGACGGCGCGACAGATTATGCTGACCGTTTGGAAATGCGTTACAGTACTGCTGCAACAACTGTGGTTCCTTCAGGCGGTTCGAGTGGTTTAGGAAGTTTTACAAATCTTGGCGTTACAGTTAATCCCGATCTACTTGGTGGATTTGTATATCCAAAAACTTGGACCAAATATTCATTTACTGTTACCGGTGTTGGTACTACTGCAATTCCTGTGAAGTTTGCGTTTAGATATTTTGTAACAAGTGGAGGGCCATCAGGGAATAACTCCGATATCATTGGAGTAGACACATTCTCAGTTGATAGACCAGCCATGGCTGTAAGTGAATCGTCGAATGTAAAGCTATCAGTTTATCCAAACCCTACAAAGGATTTCTTGAACTTCAGTGAAAAAGTAAAATCAGTACAGATTTTCGATGCATCTGGAAGAAAAGCTAATTCTTTACAAGTGGTTGATAATAAGGTTGATGTTAGAAATCTTGCAAAAGGTATTTACATCATTAAATTTGAAACTGAAAAAGGAGCTCAGTCTCAGAAATTTATCAAAGAATAA
- a CDS encoding T9SS type A sorting domain-containing protein produces MKRTFTILAIAALSATATSQVITQNSVPNTVTSGASVACGNQAEGYTSDNYYSRAFTLADYAINYDYKITNVAIGVESVNGGDFDVTLNLYSLVGTYPGGTKTLLNTAPIPVVMGDDDLKMVSTLDGLTQVIPAGSKFVVEVFHDGSETGTTFYMGANPAAQTKPSYLKSIACGIANPVATGTGALAGFADAKWVMTVTGVNNLGVTEIINSKDLQVFPNPVKDVLNFKMANNLQVESVELYDMTGRKVNTVNAKSIKDVNVSNFRKGTYILKVKANDGNVYVQKILKD; encoded by the coding sequence ATGAAAAGAACATTTACTATTTTAGCAATTGCAGCACTTTCTGCAACCGCAACTTCTCAAGTAATCACCCAGAATTCAGTTCCAAATACAGTTACCTCAGGGGCTTCTGTTGCATGTGGTAATCAAGCAGAAGGATATACTTCAGACAATTATTATTCAAGAGCATTTACACTTGCAGATTATGCGATCAATTACGATTACAAAATTACCAATGTAGCAATCGGTGTTGAAAGTGTAAATGGAGGTGACTTTGATGTTACCCTTAATCTTTACAGTTTAGTGGGTACTTATCCAGGTGGAACTAAAACGTTATTAAATACAGCTCCGATCCCTGTAGTAATGGGTGACGATGACTTAAAGATGGTAAGCACACTTGATGGTTTAACTCAAGTAATTCCTGCAGGATCTAAATTCGTAGTTGAAGTTTTTCACGATGGATCGGAAACTGGTACTACTTTTTATATGGGTGCAAATCCTGCGGCTCAAACAAAACCTTCTTATTTAAAATCAATTGCTTGTGGAATTGCTAATCCAGTTGCAACAGGAACAGGTGCTCTAGCTGGTTTTGCAGATGCAAAATGGGTAATGACTGTTACTGGTGTAAATAACTTAGGAGTTACAGAAATTATCAACTCTAAAGATCTTCAGGTTTTCCCAAATCCTGTAAAAGATGTTTTAAACTTTAAAATGGCAAATAATCTTCAGGTTGAATCTGTTGAATTATATGATATGACTGGTAGAAAAGTAAACACTGTAAATGCTAAATCAATTAAAGATGTAAATGTATCGAACTTCAGAAAAGGTACTTATATTCTTAAAGTAAAAGCAAATGACGGAAACGTTTATGTTCAGAAAATTTTAAAAGATTAA
- a CDS encoding dipeptidase, whose product MKETLNYIQENKQRYVDELFELLKIASISADPAYKDEVLKCADEVAKFLKDAGADDVEVCETKGYPIVFGQKFLDKNLPTVLVYGHYDVQPPDPLELWTKPPFEPYIEKTEIHPEGAIFARGSADDKGQFFMHIKAFEAMMKTNTLPCNVKFIFEGEEEVGSKSLEDFVNENKEKLACDVILISDTHIYSNEQPTVTTGLRGLSYVEVEVEGPNRDLHSGLYGGAVPNPIHVLSRMIANLIDENGHITIDGFYDNVETVSTEERTDMNKLKDDPEHFKKSIGLSGVEGEKGYTTLERTSIRPTLDCNGIWGGYIGEGAKTVIPSKAFAKISMRLVPYQTPDEITEKFTKYFEKIAPANVKVKVTPHHGGMPYVLPSDTKEFLAAKTAMETAFGKEVLPYRSGGSIPITAMFEQVLEAKSVLMGFGLDSDAIHSPNEHYGLFNFYKGIESIPLFFENYTK is encoded by the coding sequence ATGAAAGAAACCTTAAATTACATTCAGGAAAATAAACAACGTTATGTTGATGAACTTTTTGAATTGTTAAAAATTGCTTCTATCAGTGCTGATCCTGCTTACAAAGATGAAGTATTGAAATGTGCGGATGAAGTGGCAAAATTCTTGAAAGATGCCGGTGCTGATGATGTAGAAGTTTGCGAAACGAAGGGATATCCTATTGTTTTTGGTCAGAAATTCTTAGATAAAAATTTACCAACGGTTTTAGTTTACGGACATTACGATGTTCAACCACCAGATCCATTGGAATTATGGACAAAACCACCTTTCGAACCATATATCGAGAAAACTGAAATTCACCCAGAAGGTGCAATTTTCGCCAGAGGTTCTGCAGATGATAAAGGTCAATTCTTTATGCATATCAAAGCTTTTGAAGCGATGATGAAAACAAATACTTTGCCTTGTAATGTTAAATTTATTTTTGAAGGAGAAGAAGAGGTAGGTTCAAAAAGTCTGGAAGATTTCGTTAATGAAAATAAAGAAAAATTAGCGTGTGACGTTATTTTAATTTCAGACACTCATATTTACTCTAACGAACAACCGACTGTAACTACTGGTTTAAGAGGTCTTAGTTATGTAGAAGTTGAAGTTGAAGGACCAAACAGAGATTTGCATTCTGGTTTATACGGAGGTGCAGTTCCAAACCCAATTCACGTTTTGTCAAGAATGATTGCTAATCTAATTGATGAAAACGGACATATCACCATTGATGGATTCTACGATAATGTAGAAACGGTTTCAACGGAAGAAAGAACTGATATGAATAAATTAAAAGATGATCCAGAACACTTCAAAAAATCAATTGGTCTAAGTGGAGTAGAGGGTGAGAAAGGATATACAACTTTAGAGAGAACATCGATTCGTCCGACTTTAGACTGCAACGGAATTTGGGGCGGCTATATTGGTGAAGGTGCGAAAACAGTTATTCCGTCAAAAGCATTTGCGAAAATTTCTATGAGATTGGTTCCTTATCAAACTCCGGATGAAATTACAGAAAAATTCACGAAGTACTTTGAAAAAATTGCACCAGCAAACGTGAAAGTTAAAGTAACTCCACACCACGGGGGAATGCCTTACGTTTTACCAAGCGATACGAAAGAGTTTTTAGCTGCTAAAACGGCTATGGAAACTGCATTTGGAAAAGAAGTGCTTCCGTACAGAAGTGGAGGAAGTATCCCAATCACGGCGATGTTCGAACAGGTCTTGGAGGCAAAATCAGTCTTGATGGGCTTTGGATTAGATTCCGATGCGATTCACTCTCCTAATGAACATTATGGATTATTTAATTTCTATAAGGGAATTGAAAGTATTCCATTATTCTTTGAGAATTACACAAAATAG
- a CDS encoding class I SAM-dependent methyltransferase, with product MEIKILDSEVQEYINANLKTDLHSLLLKKSRFPEVSMQEMVQQIRGKKVAQKKFPYLLKDGIVFPPNLNLEQASSQATAEFKAKNLKGRSFIDLTSGFGIDAYFLSQNFEEVTLVEQNSELLEIVRHNWKILDKKANFINENLENLLNQNHEKFDLIYLDPARRDEHKNKKFLLEDLSPNLLEIQNDLLKISDQIIIKLSPLIDISYLISALKNVVEIQIIAVRNEVKELLVLINSTQKKDQTIISCINLESEENTFSFKYKEEKLAVSEFSEPLQYLYIPNNAVLKSGGFNSISEKFGLKKLHPNTHFYTTDEFVESFPGRILHVEVIDSKQIKKGSQFNIISKNHPLTPDEIKKKYKILDGGKDYLIFTQTQKNKIILRTV from the coding sequence GTGGAAATTAAAATATTAGATTCAGAAGTTCAAGAATACATCAATGCAAATCTAAAAACGGATTTGCATTCTTTGTTATTGAAGAAATCGCGTTTCCCAGAAGTTTCGATGCAGGAAATGGTGCAGCAGATTAGAGGGAAAAAAGTTGCTCAAAAGAAGTTTCCGTATTTATTAAAAGACGGAATTGTATTTCCACCAAACCTAAATTTAGAGCAGGCATCTTCTCAAGCAACTGCAGAATTCAAGGCTAAAAATTTAAAAGGAAGAAGTTTTATTGATTTAACTTCCGGGTTTGGAATCGATGCTTATTTTTTAAGTCAAAATTTTGAAGAAGTTACTTTAGTAGAGCAGAATTCTGAACTCTTAGAAATTGTAAGACATAACTGGAAAATTTTAGATAAAAAAGCGAATTTCATTAATGAGAATTTAGAAAATTTATTGAATCAAAATCACGAAAAATTTGATTTGATTTATCTCGATCCAGCCAGAAGAGATGAACATAAAAATAAGAAGTTTTTACTGGAAGATTTATCACCGAATCTTTTAGAAATCCAAAACGATTTACTGAAAATTTCCGATCAGATTATCATTAAACTTTCTCCATTGATTGATATTTCTTATTTAATTTCAGCTTTAAAGAATGTCGTTGAAATTCAAATTATTGCAGTTAGAAATGAAGTAAAAGAATTGTTGGTTTTAATTAACTCAACTCAAAAGAAAGACCAAACTATCATTTCTTGTATCAATCTTGAAAGTGAGGAAAATACGTTTTCCTTTAAATATAAGGAGGAGAAATTGGCAGTTTCAGAATTTTCAGAACCACTTCAGTATTTATATATTCCCAATAATGCGGTTTTAAAATCTGGTGGATTTAATAGCATTTCAGAAAAATTTGGTTTAAAAAAGCTTCATCCCAATACACATTTTTATACTACCGATGAATTTGTAGAAAGTTTTCCCGGTAGAATTTTACACGTAGAAGTCATTGATTCAAAACAAATTAAGAAAGGAAGCCAATTTAATATTATTTCTAAAAACCATCCTTTAACTCCGGACGAAATCAAGAAGAAATATAAAATTTTAGATGGAGGAAAAGACTATTTAATCTTTACTCAAACCCAGAAAAATAAAATTATTTTAAGAACTGTTTAG
- a CDS encoding GxxExxY protein: MAIIYKEESYEIIGICMEIHNYLGFGFSEIVYKDALQIEFGNAGIRFEREKKYEIEYKGTILPHLFYADFIVFDKIILEIKGKKEIADVDLAQAINYLKVSENKLALVINFGEEKLNYKRIVL, encoded by the coding sequence ATGGCAATTATCTATAAAGAAGAATCATATGAAATTATTGGAATTTGCATGGAAATCCATAATTATTTAGGTTTTGGCTTTTCTGAAATTGTGTATAAGGATGCCTTGCAAATTGAATTTGGAAATGCTGGAATTCGTTTTGAAAGAGAAAAGAAATATGAAATTGAATATAAAGGAACTATTTTACCACATTTGTTTTATGCCGATTTTATTGTTTTCGATAAAATTATTTTAGAAATTAAAGGCAAGAAAGAAATTGCAGATGTTGATTTAGCGCAAGCGATCAATTATCTAAAAGTTTCTGAAAATAAGTTGGCATTAGTTATAAATTTCGGTGAAGAAAAATTAAATTATAAAAGGATTGTTTTATAA